The following proteins are encoded in a genomic region of Mycobacterium sp. 155:
- a CDS encoding Nramp family divalent metal transporter, protein MLQDTTARKRSSWLLLGPAFVAAIAYVDPGNVAANISAGSQFGFLLVWVIVLANVMAGLVQYLSAKLGLVTGRSLPEIVADHTDNRGRIGYWLQAELVAVATDIAEVVGGAIALQLLFKLPLLIGGVITGVVSLLLLAVQDRSGQRIFERVITGMLLVIAIGFLTSLFVETPPPSAVADGLIPRFHGVESILLSTAMLGATVMPHAVYLHSGLARDRHGHPEAGERRRLLLRMTRFDVGLAMVVAGAVNLAMLLVAATNLQGHNGTDSIEGAHAAVQDTLGPTVALLFAIGLLASGLASTSVGAYAGAMIMQGLLRRSYPLLLRRLITLVPALAVLTIGVDPSRALVLSQVVLSFGIPFALIPLVRFTSSRTLMGEDTNHRVTTTLGWVVAATITVLNVILIYLTVTG, encoded by the coding sequence TTGTTGCAGGACACCACGGCGCGTAAACGATCGAGTTGGTTGCTGCTGGGGCCAGCGTTCGTCGCCGCGATCGCCTACGTCGACCCGGGTAATGTTGCGGCCAACATCAGCGCCGGATCGCAGTTCGGCTTCCTGCTGGTGTGGGTGATCGTCCTAGCCAATGTCATGGCCGGATTGGTGCAGTATCTGTCGGCCAAGCTCGGACTGGTCACCGGCCGCTCACTGCCCGAGATCGTCGCCGACCACACCGACAATCGCGGGCGGATCGGCTACTGGCTGCAGGCCGAATTGGTTGCCGTGGCAACCGATATCGCCGAGGTCGTAGGTGGAGCGATCGCCTTGCAACTGCTCTTCAAGCTGCCGCTTCTGATCGGCGGAGTGATCACCGGCGTCGTGTCCCTGCTTCTCTTGGCGGTGCAGGACCGGAGCGGCCAGCGGATCTTTGAGCGAGTCATCACCGGCATGCTGCTGGTTATCGCGATCGGATTTCTGACCAGCCTGTTCGTCGAAACGCCTCCGCCGAGCGCCGTCGCCGACGGGCTGATCCCGCGCTTCCACGGTGTCGAGAGCATCCTGCTGTCAACCGCGATGCTGGGTGCAACGGTCATGCCGCACGCGGTCTATTTGCACTCCGGGTTGGCGCGCGACCGGCACGGACACCCCGAGGCCGGTGAACGCCGCCGTCTGCTGTTGCGCATGACACGGTTCGACGTCGGACTGGCGATGGTGGTCGCCGGCGCAGTAAATCTGGCCATGCTGCTGGTGGCCGCGACCAATCTGCAGGGGCATAACGGCACCGATTCGATCGAGGGCGCCCACGCCGCGGTTCAGGACACGCTGGGCCCGACCGTCGCGCTGTTGTTCGCGATCGGGCTGCTCGCCTCGGGCCTCGCCTCGACATCGGTCGGAGCCTATGCCGGCGCGATGATCATGCAGGGCCTCCTGCGACGCAGTTATCCGCTGCTCCTGCGACGGTTGATCACGCTCGTCCCTGCACTGGCCGTGCTGACCATCGGCGTCGACCCCAGCCGTGCACTGGTGCTTTCGCAGGTGGTGCTGTCGTTCGGGATACCGTTCGCGCTGATCCCGCTGGTCCGCTTCACCAGCAGCAGAACACTGATGGGCGAGGACACCAATCACCGGGTGACCACCACACTGGGCTGGGTGGTCGCGGCAACCATTACGGTGCTGAACGTGATCTTGATCTACCTCACCGTCACAGGCTGA
- a CDS encoding Ku protein produces the protein MRSIWKGSIAFGLVNVPVKVYSATEDHDIKFHQVHAKDNGRIRYKRVCEVCGEVVEFRDINKAYESDDGQMVVITDEDIATLPEERSREIEVVEFIPADQLDPLMYDKSYFLEPDSKSSKSYVLLARTLADTDRVAIVHFSLRNKTRLAALRVKDFSKRNVMVIHTLLWPDEIRAPDFPVLDKEVEIKPAELKMAGQVVQSMTDDFHPEQFRDDYQAELYELVQAKLEGGEAFSVEEQPAELDETEDVSDLLAKLEASVKARKGGDSDEEATPAKKSPAKKAAAKKVPAKDAAPKK, from the coding sequence ATGCGATCTATCTGGAAGGGTTCGATCGCCTTCGGCCTGGTGAACGTGCCGGTCAAGGTCTACAGCGCGACCGAGGACCACGACATCAAGTTTCATCAGGTGCACGCCAAGGACAACGGGCGCATCCGATACAAACGGGTATGCGAGGTGTGCGGTGAGGTCGTCGAATTCCGGGACATCAACAAGGCCTATGAATCCGACGACGGGCAGATGGTGGTGATCACCGACGAGGACATCGCCACCCTTCCCGAGGAACGCAGCCGCGAGATCGAGGTGGTGGAGTTCATTCCGGCCGATCAGCTCGATCCGCTGATGTACGACAAGAGCTATTTCCTTGAGCCCGATTCCAAGTCGTCCAAGTCGTACGTGCTGCTGGCCAGAACGCTCGCCGACACCGACCGCGTGGCCATCGTGCACTTCTCGCTGCGCAACAAGACCCGGCTCGCGGCGTTGCGGGTCAAGGATTTTTCCAAGCGCAACGTAATGGTGATCCACACGCTCCTGTGGCCCGACGAGATCCGCGCTCCCGATTTCCCGGTGCTGGACAAAGAAGTCGAGATCAAGCCGGCCGAACTCAAGATGGCCGGCCAGGTGGTGCAGTCGATGACCGACGACTTCCACCCGGAGCAGTTCCGCGATGACTACCAGGCCGAGCTCTACGAACTGGTACAGGCGAAACTCGAAGGCGGCGAGGCGTTCTCGGTCGAGGAGCAACCCGCCGAACTCGATGAGACCGAAGACGTGTCAGACCTGCTCGCCAAGCTCGAGGCCTCGGTTAAGGCCCGCAAAGGTGGTGACTCCGACGAGGAGGCCACGCCCGCCAAGAAATCGCCCGCGAAAAAGGCTGCCGCCAAGAAGGTTCCGGCGAAAGACGCCGCTCCGAAGAAGTAA
- a CDS encoding sugar-binding transcriptional regulator has translation MAAPTPEDLRLALRAATLYYLDGLTQAEIAARLGVSRPTAGRLVAKAKANGLVRVEVVVPPGIGEDLHADEERELERRFGLTEAVVAGNAGRAGAALLMRRIGADDVLGFTWGPEQVGVATALVPGVASCRAVVQLDGAMSTAAYQTGIEQILTRCADTLRGETFRLPAPLYADPATVISMRGDSVISRTLDAGRRADTMLFGVGAVSTSTTLFEGSFLDIRMLDELVGQGAVGEIGGRFFNAHGEPVHHELQQRAMSVPLEDIRTCEKTILVSGGAGKYQAVLGALRGKLARLLVCDIDCARWLLAQK, from the coding sequence ATGGCCGCACCGACGCCAGAGGATCTGCGACTTGCCCTGCGTGCGGCCACGTTGTACTACCTCGACGGCCTCACCCAGGCCGAGATCGCGGCGCGGCTGGGGGTTTCCCGCCCGACCGCAGGGCGGTTGGTGGCCAAGGCCAAGGCCAACGGTCTGGTGCGGGTAGAGGTGGTGGTGCCGCCCGGCATCGGTGAGGATCTGCACGCCGATGAAGAACGCGAACTCGAACGTCGGTTTGGCCTCACCGAGGCGGTCGTGGCGGGCAACGCCGGGCGCGCCGGCGCTGCGCTGCTGATGCGCCGAATTGGGGCCGACGACGTACTGGGCTTCACCTGGGGACCCGAGCAGGTCGGTGTCGCGACAGCATTGGTGCCCGGAGTTGCGAGCTGCCGCGCCGTGGTTCAGCTCGACGGCGCCATGTCCACGGCCGCTTACCAGACCGGCATTGAACAGATCCTGACGCGGTGCGCGGACACTCTGCGCGGCGAGACCTTTCGGCTCCCCGCACCCTTGTACGCCGACCCGGCCACCGTGATCTCGATGCGGGGGGATTCGGTCATCTCCCGCACCCTGGACGCCGGCCGGCGCGCCGACACCATGCTGTTCGGGGTCGGCGCAGTGTCGACCTCAACCACGTTGTTCGAAGGCAGCTTCCTGGACATCCGGATGCTCGACGAACTCGTCGGTCAAGGCGCCGTCGGCGAGATCGGCGGCCGCTTCTTCAACGCCCATGGTGAGCCCGTCCACCACGAACTTCAGCAACGCGCGATGTCGGTCCCGCTGGAAGACATCCGCACCTGCGAGAAGACCATTCTGGTGTCCGGCGGCGCCGGTAAGTACCAGGCTGTACTCGGCGCTCTGCGCGGCAAGTTGGCCCGGCTCTTGGTATGCGATATCGATTGCGCCCGTTGGCTGTTGGCGCAGAAATGA
- a CDS encoding carbohydrate kinase, producing the protein MNRALVIGEALVDIVKRGGAITSEHVGGSPFNVALGLARLGRDVDFLTHIADDVHGRHIADYAKAVGVSLVSGSMTAKRTPTAQVTLKNGSPRYAFDLEWQLSGTPEVGPPLVAHTGSIAAVLEPGCRAVAALLDAYHLSATITFDPNVRPMLITDQDAARSRIERLVEHADIVKVSDEDLRWIDKRSSPEQIARAWLAMGPSIVAVTVGSDGAFALCAAGMVRVPARPVQVVDTVGAGDAFMAGLIDALWEQGLLGAAKRRDLRAISCDALEDAVSRAARASAWTVARAGADLPDREALSRFG; encoded by the coding sequence ATGAACCGGGCACTGGTCATCGGTGAGGCGTTGGTCGACATCGTCAAACGGGGTGGCGCCATCACCAGCGAGCACGTCGGCGGCAGCCCGTTCAACGTGGCGCTCGGCCTGGCGAGGCTGGGGCGTGACGTCGACTTCCTCACCCACATCGCCGACGACGTGCACGGCAGGCACATTGCTGACTATGCCAAAGCCGTAGGGGTATCACTTGTTTCGGGCAGCATGACCGCGAAGCGCACCCCGACCGCGCAAGTCACCTTGAAGAACGGCTCGCCGCGCTACGCCTTCGATCTGGAGTGGCAACTCTCCGGCACACCAGAGGTGGGTCCGCCACTGGTGGCGCACACCGGGTCCATCGCCGCGGTGCTGGAGCCCGGATGCCGGGCGGTCGCGGCACTGCTCGATGCTTATCACCTCTCGGCCACCATCACATTCGATCCGAATGTGCGTCCGATGTTGATCACCGATCAGGACGCGGCCCGCAGCCGTATCGAACGCCTCGTGGAACACGCCGACATCGTCAAGGTCAGCGATGAGGACCTGCGGTGGATTGACAAGCGGAGTTCTCCCGAGCAGATCGCGCGCGCCTGGCTGGCCATGGGGCCCTCGATCGTCGCAGTGACCGTGGGCTCAGACGGCGCGTTTGCGTTGTGCGCCGCGGGAATGGTTCGGGTGCCCGCACGACCGGTCCAGGTGGTGGACACCGTAGGAGCCGGTGACGCGTTCATGGCCGGGTTGATCGATGCCCTGTGGGAGCAGGGACTGCTGGGCGCCGCCAAGCGCCGCGACCTGCGCGCGATCAGCTGCGACGCGCTGGAAGACGCCGTCTCCCGGGCCGCGCGGGCGTCAGCCTGGACGGTCGCCCGGGCGGGCGCCGACCTGCCCGATCGCGAAGCGTTGAGCCGTTTCGGCTAG
- a CDS encoding LLM class F420-dependent oxidoreductase encodes MTRNFRFGVGLRTAKTHAQVADFARRAEDQGFDVLTVPDHLGAPAPFPTLMTAANATSTLRLGTFVFNACFYKPALLARDIEALRDLSGVRFDAGFGAGYVREEFEAAELPFPGARERIDYLRHMTTYVSEHVPDVPILIAGNGDRLLTVAAETADIVGLTGGSHVDGDPLKERITFLRNAAGPRFDALELNIAITAMPTAGSEQPDLTIPRRFLPDLTDEQLLRHPGVLSGSITAIADGLRELRETYGVSYFIVQANHAEQFAKVIAELR; translated from the coding sequence GTGACCCGCAACTTCCGCTTCGGCGTCGGCCTGCGCACCGCGAAAACCCACGCCCAAGTCGCCGATTTCGCCCGCCGCGCCGAGGATCAGGGCTTCGACGTTCTGACTGTGCCCGACCACCTCGGTGCGCCCGCGCCGTTCCCCACCTTGATGACCGCCGCCAACGCGACGAGCACACTGCGGTTGGGCACCTTCGTGTTCAACGCCTGCTTCTACAAGCCGGCATTACTGGCCCGCGACATCGAGGCGCTGCGCGACCTGTCCGGTGTGCGGTTCGATGCCGGGTTCGGGGCCGGATATGTCCGCGAGGAATTCGAGGCTGCCGAGTTGCCGTTTCCCGGTGCCCGGGAACGCATCGACTATCTGCGGCATATGACGACGTATGTGTCCGAGCATGTGCCCGATGTGCCGATCCTCATCGCCGGCAACGGCGACCGGTTGCTGACGGTCGCCGCCGAGACCGCCGACATCGTCGGCCTGACAGGCGGTTCCCATGTCGACGGAGACCCCCTCAAGGAACGAATCACGTTCCTGCGCAACGCGGCAGGACCACGCTTCGACGCCCTGGAACTCAACATCGCGATCACCGCCATGCCCACAGCCGGATCGGAGCAGCCCGACCTGACCATCCCCCGCCGCTTCCTGCCCGATCTGACCGATGAGCAGCTGCTGCGGCACCCGGGTGTGTTATCCGGATCGATCACCGCGATCGCCGACGGGCTACGTGAGCTGCGCGAGACCTACGGCGTCAGCTACTTCATCGTGCAGGCCAACCACGCCGAACAGTTCGCGAAGGTCATCGCCGAGCTGAGGTGA
- a CDS encoding mannitol dehydrogenase family protein yields the protein MTNVTHTTPTAQPPTAARPSYHRNEVQVGIVHFGVGGFHRAHQAMYIDRLLERGLAAEWAICGVGVLPSDRKMANVLAAQDGLYTLMLVHPDGTREARVIGSIIDYRYAPDDPEGVVELLASPATRIISLTITEGGYNLNAVSPDQVNVFGLVTDALALRRDRGIASPTIVSCDNIEGNGDVAREAFITYAERAHPGLGEWINTHTRFPNSMVDRITPVTTPEVIETVRSEFGIDDQWPVVAEPFTSWVLENSFSDGRPPLEEAGVLMVDDVTPYELMKLRLLNAGHQALCYFGYLAGYRLVHDAAADPLFAEFLLDYMDSEATPTLEPVPGIDLADYKRTLIERFANPGVRDTIVRLCFGSSDRIPKWLLPVIRENLKTGAPIRLSAAVVASWARYAEGLDEQGEPIEVQDALADTLVPLAQSQREHPTAFIENTALFGDLATQPRFVEAYLWALDSLHRVGARATLEALRS from the coding sequence ATGACAAATGTGACGCACACAACACCCACCGCGCAGCCGCCCACCGCGGCGCGCCCCAGCTACCACCGCAACGAGGTCCAGGTCGGCATCGTGCATTTCGGTGTCGGCGGTTTCCATCGCGCGCATCAAGCGATGTACATCGACCGCCTGCTGGAACGCGGCCTGGCCGCCGAATGGGCTATCTGCGGCGTCGGGGTGCTGCCGTCGGATCGAAAGATGGCCAATGTGCTGGCTGCTCAGGATGGGCTCTATACCCTGATGCTGGTGCACCCCGACGGCACCCGCGAGGCGCGAGTGATCGGTTCCATCATCGACTATCGATATGCCCCCGACGATCCTGAAGGTGTCGTGGAACTTCTGGCCAGCCCGGCCACCCGGATCATCTCGCTGACCATCACCGAGGGCGGCTACAACCTCAACGCCGTGTCCCCGGACCAGGTCAACGTCTTCGGCTTGGTGACTGACGCGCTGGCGCTACGCCGCGACCGCGGTATCGCCTCACCGACCATCGTGTCGTGCGACAACATCGAGGGCAACGGTGACGTAGCGCGCGAGGCGTTCATCACCTACGCCGAGCGTGCTCATCCAGGCCTGGGCGAATGGATCAACACCCACACGCGGTTCCCGAACTCGATGGTGGACCGCATTACCCCGGTCACCACTCCGGAGGTCATCGAGACGGTGCGCTCGGAGTTCGGCATCGACGACCAGTGGCCGGTGGTGGCCGAACCTTTCACGTCCTGGGTGCTGGAGAATTCGTTCTCCGACGGCCGGCCGCCGCTGGAGGAGGCGGGCGTACTGATGGTCGACGACGTGACGCCATACGAGCTGATGAAGCTGCGACTGCTCAACGCCGGCCATCAAGCGTTGTGCTACTTCGGCTATCTGGCCGGCTACCGCCTGGTGCACGACGCCGCGGCCGACCCGCTCTTCGCCGAATTCCTGCTGGATTACATGGATTCCGAGGCCACCCCAACCCTCGAACCAGTCCCAGGTATCGATCTGGCCGACTACAAACGCACGCTGATCGAGCGCTTCGCCAACCCGGGTGTGCGCGACACCATCGTGCGGCTGTGCTTCGGCTCGTCGGACCGGATCCCGAAGTGGCTGCTGCCTGTGATCCGGGAAAACCTCAAGACCGGTGCACCGATCCGGCTGTCCGCGGCCGTTGTGGCGAGTTGGGCACGTTACGCCGAGGGCCTCGACGAGCAAGGCGAACCGATCGAGGTACAGGACGCGCTGGCCGATACGCTCGTGCCGCTGGCTCAGTCCCAACGCGAACACCCGACAGCGTTCATCGAGAACACCGCCCTGTTCGGTGATCTCGCAACCCAACCCCGGTTTGTCGAGGCCTATCTGTGGGCGCTGGATTCCCTCCATCGCGTCGGCGCCCGGGCCACCCTGGAGGCACTGCGATCATGA
- a CDS encoding HNH endonuclease signature motif containing protein, protein MFEQLGNAELAAEIERETRAAAASDSRRLRLIAEMVSRRVAEQDDELLHWACDYWDATAAEVAAAMRVGHRAASKEMCIAVALGDRFPRVAALFDEGLVNSQLISTITWRTRLVEDAEALRLIDEGLAQRVTDWGPLSVTKLEQAIDTLIERHDPGALRRLREAVRARDVCLGKTDDVSGTTSLWGRLLATDGAALRKRMAYVISGVCADDPRTAGQRRSDALGVIAALGDRLRCQCGNPDCPASEPDARAANTVVYVLADKAALEGEPDPYLSGDYDGVPVPPDHVVDETPRKKPATAVLLNGGVVPTPLLAELIANGAKVRELIVPCDEAERRYRPSVKLAAFVRMRDMTCTFPGCGRAAESCDIDHTVPYPNGVTHASNTKCLCRTHHLLKTFWVGWSDSQQPDGSIVWTTPSGLTYTTRPASQLFFPHWNTTTAVLPPAAAAPITTHRGAMMPRRKHTRAAQWARQIRAERALNEAYLAERAKPPPG, encoded by the coding sequence ATGTTCGAACAACTCGGCAATGCGGAACTTGCCGCGGAGATCGAGCGGGAAACGCGAGCGGCAGCCGCATCGGATTCCCGCCGATTGCGGTTGATTGCCGAGATGGTCAGTCGCCGGGTCGCCGAGCAGGACGACGAACTGTTGCATTGGGCATGCGACTACTGGGACGCCACAGCTGCCGAGGTAGCGGCCGCGATGAGGGTCGGCCACCGTGCGGCATCGAAGGAGATGTGCATCGCGGTTGCGCTTGGCGACCGGTTTCCCCGGGTGGCCGCATTGTTCGACGAAGGGTTGGTCAATTCCCAACTGATCTCCACGATCACCTGGCGTACGCGGTTGGTGGAGGACGCGGAAGCCTTGCGGTTGATCGACGAAGGGCTCGCCCAACGCGTCACCGACTGGGGCCCGCTGTCTGTGACCAAACTCGAACAGGCCATCGACACGCTGATCGAACGGCACGACCCGGGCGCGCTCCGACGCCTACGTGAAGCCGTCCGCGCCCGGGACGTGTGCCTCGGCAAGACCGATGACGTCAGCGGCACCACGTCGCTCTGGGGCCGATTGCTCGCCACCGACGGTGCCGCGCTGCGTAAGCGCATGGCTTATGTGATCAGCGGCGTGTGTGCCGACGATCCACGTACCGCCGGGCAACGCCGGTCCGACGCGCTCGGCGTGATCGCTGCACTCGGAGACCGGCTGCGCTGCCAGTGTGGCAATCCTGACTGCCCGGCCAGTGAACCTGACGCCCGTGCGGCCAACACCGTCGTCTATGTGCTGGCGGACAAGGCGGCTCTGGAGGGCGAGCCCGACCCCTATTTGTCCGGGGATTACGACGGTGTGCCGGTGCCGCCGGACCATGTGGTCGACGAGACCCCGAGAAAGAAGCCTGCGACGGCAGTACTGCTCAACGGCGGCGTGGTGCCCACTCCATTGCTGGCGGAACTGATCGCCAACGGCGCGAAAGTCCGTGAACTCATCGTGCCGTGCGACGAGGCCGAGCGACGGTACCGGCCATCGGTGAAACTGGCGGCGTTCGTGCGTATGAGAGACATGACGTGCACGTTCCCGGGGTGCGGGCGGGCCGCCGAGTCGTGCGATATCGACCACACGGTGCCGTATCCCAACGGGGTTACACATGCGTCAAACACCAAGTGTCTGTGTAGAACTCACCATCTCTTGAAGACTTTCTGGGTCGGCTGGTCCGACAGTCAACAACCCGACGGGAGCATCGTGTGGACCACACCAAGTGGTCTGACCTATACGACCCGGCCGGCCAGCCAGTTGTTCTTCCCGCACTGGAACACCACAACGGCGGTGTTGCCGCCGGCCGCCGCCGCACCGATCACGACCCATCGCGGAGCGATGATGCCCCGGCGAAAACACACCCGAGCCGCCCAATGGGCTCGCCAGATACGGGCCGAGCGTGCCCTCAATGAGGCCTATCTCGCCGAGCGGGCCAAACCACCGCCAGGCTGA